In the genome of Kitasatospora cathayae, one region contains:
- a CDS encoding ZIP family metal transporter produces the protein MTAVLVAAGAFLMTLIGGFVAQRTGDRRHLVLGFAAGLMLGVVAFDLLPEALHQAPGEVHGVPQALLMFAGGFLTIHVIERAVAIHRGHEGEYAEHTHGHHHGHAHRSGHQGIGLTAALALVGHSVMDGFAIGAAFQAGTTVGTVVAIAVVAHDFADGFNTYTITHLYGNDRRRALTLLAADALAPVSGAAITLAFTIPEHLLGLYLGFFSGFLLYLATSDILPEAHSPHPSRSTLLCTVAGVGFMWLVIGFTG, from the coding sequence ATGACCGCCGTCCTGGTCGCCGCCGGGGCGTTCCTGATGACGCTGATCGGCGGCTTCGTCGCCCAGCGCACCGGCGACCGCCGCCACCTGGTGCTCGGCTTCGCCGCCGGACTGATGCTCGGCGTGGTCGCCTTCGACCTGCTGCCCGAGGCCCTCCACCAGGCGCCGGGCGAGGTGCACGGCGTGCCCCAGGCGCTGCTGATGTTCGCCGGCGGCTTCCTCACCATCCACGTGATCGAGCGCGCCGTCGCCATCCACCGCGGCCACGAGGGCGAGTACGCCGAACACACCCACGGTCACCACCACGGCCACGCCCACCGTTCCGGACACCAGGGCATCGGCCTGACCGCCGCGCTGGCCCTGGTCGGGCACAGCGTGATGGACGGCTTCGCGATCGGCGCCGCCTTCCAGGCCGGCACCACGGTCGGCACCGTGGTGGCCATCGCGGTGGTCGCGCACGACTTCGCCGACGGCTTCAACACGTACACGATCACCCACCTGTACGGGAACGACCGGCGCCGGGCGCTGACCCTGCTCGCGGCCGATGCGCTGGCCCCGGTCTCCGGCGCCGCGATCACCCTGGCCTTCACCATCCCGGAGCACCTGCTCGGCCTCTACCTGGGCTTCTTCTCCGGTTTCCTGCTCTACCTGGCGACCTCCGACATCCTTCCCGAGGCGCACAGCCCGCACCCGTCGCGCAGCACCCTGCTGTGCACGGTGGCCGGCGTCGGCTTCATGTGGCTGGTCATCGGCTTCACCGGCTAG
- a CDS encoding phosphatase PAP2 family protein: MLLLVSWQVAMDGPLLGLDRSVHAAVGSSHRDHPSALLDHLGHLLSDLGSGAPAVPVLLAAGGLAAWWWRRSGAGCWWLPLPVAVLTAVLIPLLVVPAKAAFARPGPLGDPLAPGQWGWFPSGHTATATFSYGVAALLLARVAGARTARGLTAGAVVLALGVGAGLVWSDFHWVLDVVASWCLATLALWALDRWLPRPGG, translated from the coding sequence GTGTTGCTGCTGGTTTCCTGGCAGGTGGCGATGGACGGGCCGCTGCTCGGGCTGGACCGCTCGGTGCACGCGGCCGTCGGCTCGTCCCACCGGGACCACCCGAGCGCCCTGCTCGACCACCTGGGCCACCTGTTGTCGGACCTGGGCAGCGGTGCGCCGGCCGTTCCGGTGCTGCTGGCGGCCGGGGGGCTGGCCGCGTGGTGGTGGCGCCGGTCGGGGGCGGGGTGTTGGTGGCTGCCGTTGCCGGTGGCGGTGCTGACCGCGGTGCTGATCCCGCTGCTGGTGGTTCCGGCGAAGGCGGCGTTCGCCCGGCCGGGTCCGCTCGGGGACCCGCTGGCGCCGGGGCAGTGGGGCTGGTTCCCGTCCGGGCACACCGCGACCGCGACGTTCTCGTACGGCGTGGCGGCGCTGCTGCTGGCCCGGGTGGCGGGGGCGCGGACGGCGCGCGGGCTGACCGCGGGCGCGGTGGTGCTGGCGCTCGGGGTGGGCGCGGGGCTGGTGTGGAGCGACTTCCACTGGGTGCTGGACGTGGTGGCCAGCTGGTGCCTGGCCACCCTGGCGCTGTGGGCGCTCGACCGGTGGCTGCCCCGGCCGGGCGGCTGA
- a CDS encoding DUF2637 domain-containing protein, which produces MARPTLTKAHRGLLGLVAAGACIISGIGFAGSYNAVRELAMKKGFGAFSYAFPIGVDAGIVVLLALDLVLTWLRIPFPMLRQTAWLLTVATIAFNAAASWGDPLGMGMHAVIPVLFVVVVEASRHAVGRIAAITADRHMESVRVMRWLLSPVPTFRLWRRMKLWELRSYDEVIRLEQNRLVYRAQLRFRYGRGWRRSAPIQALLPLKLAKFGVPLDPSLLDRLDEEAREREAKEARAESRSQELGTEVQQNRAAAAIAPAAPAVGDPAVAPAGARPQTAQQPQPEQPHHPQPHHPQVQQPGPEPVQAEHPVQPEAQPQVPAVAAPLSPEVAAPMLAKLHAVRLRAAQEPEPVVESAPQPRGEELNVWTERPVRTTGHSADPAPGGRVPGQASPWFKPPRPAAEEPAPGAASAHTVHAPAPAPRPQSPQPQAEPTVEPQHRQPASQSEHHAQPEQPAPAEEPAQGAQAEPHPESLPLDQDIAYDALVSYIDNHGHQPDPPRLAAWLTAEYGVTGKGPDGSVHPKEVAELYPQLRDRYAAAGRD; this is translated from the coding sequence ATGGCACGCCCAACGCTCACCAAGGCTCACCGCGGCCTGCTCGGCCTGGTCGCGGCCGGCGCCTGCATCATCTCGGGGATCGGCTTCGCGGGCTCGTACAACGCGGTGCGCGAGCTGGCGATGAAGAAAGGTTTCGGTGCCTTCTCCTACGCCTTCCCGATCGGCGTCGACGCGGGCATCGTCGTGCTCCTCGCCCTCGACCTGGTGCTGACCTGGCTGCGGATCCCCTTCCCGATGCTGCGTCAGACCGCCTGGTTGCTGACCGTCGCCACCATCGCCTTCAATGCCGCCGCCTCCTGGGGCGACCCGCTCGGCATGGGGATGCACGCCGTCATCCCGGTGCTGTTCGTCGTCGTGGTCGAGGCTTCCCGGCACGCGGTCGGCCGGATCGCGGCGATCACCGCGGACCGACACATGGAGTCGGTCCGGGTGATGCGCTGGCTGCTCTCCCCGGTGCCGACCTTCCGGCTCTGGCGGCGGATGAAGCTCTGGGAGCTTCGCTCCTACGACGAGGTCATCCGGCTGGAGCAGAACCGGCTGGTCTACCGGGCGCAGCTGCGCTTCCGCTACGGCCGCGGCTGGCGTCGGTCGGCCCCGATCCAGGCGTTGCTGCCGCTCAAGCTCGCCAAGTTCGGCGTCCCGCTGGACCCGTCGCTGCTCGACCGGCTGGACGAGGAGGCCCGCGAGCGCGAGGCCAAGGAGGCGCGGGCGGAGAGCCGGTCCCAGGAACTCGGGACCGAGGTCCAGCAGAACCGTGCCGCCGCGGCCATCGCTCCGGCGGCTCCCGCAGTCGGCGATCCGGCGGTGGCCCCCGCCGGAGCCCGGCCGCAGACGGCCCAGCAGCCTCAGCCCGAGCAGCCCCACCACCCGCAGCCCCACCACCCGCAGGTCCAGCAGCCCGGGCCCGAGCCGGTCCAGGCCGAGCACCCTGTCCAGCCCGAGGCCCAGCCGCAGGTCCCCGCGGTCGCCGCGCCGCTGTCGCCCGAGGTCGCCGCGCCGATGCTGGCGAAGCTGCACGCCGTCCGGCTGCGCGCCGCCCAGGAGCCGGAGCCGGTGGTGGAAAGCGCTCCCCAGCCGCGTGGGGAGGAGCTGAACGTCTGGACCGAGCGCCCGGTCCGCACCACCGGCCACTCCGCCGACCCCGCCCCGGGCGGGCGGGTGCCGGGCCAGGCCTCGCCGTGGTTCAAGCCGCCGCGTCCGGCCGCCGAGGAGCCCGCCCCCGGCGCCGCGTCCGCTCACACCGTCCACGCCCCTGCCCCTGCGCCCCGGCCGCAGTCCCCGCAGCCGCAGGCCGAGCCGACCGTCGAGCCGCAGCACCGTCAGCCGGCCTCCCAGAGCGAGCACCACGCCCAGCCTGAGCAGCCCGCTCCGGCCGAGGAGCCCGCTCAAGGCGCGCAGGCCGAACCGCACCCGGAGTCCCTGCCGCTCGACCAGGACATCGCCTACGACGCCCTGGTCTCCTACATCGACAACCACGGTCACCAGCCCGACCCGCCGCGCCTCGCCGCCTGGCTGACCGCCGAGTACGGCGTCACCGGAAAGGGGCCGGACGGTTCGGTCCACCCCAAGGAGGTCGCCGAGCTCTACCCGCAGCTGCGCGACCGTTACGCCGCCGCCGGACGGGACTGA
- a CDS encoding LysR family transcriptional regulator has product MMDLGRLRALHAVAVHGSVGGAAAALGFTPSAVSQQIAKLERETRTVLLERQGRGVVLTDAARELAATARTVLGLVEQAEVRLEEQRGQAVGRLLVAAFATGARGLMPGVLAELRRRCPELDVRLLESDPYPAADLVARGEVDLALVQDWPSVPLPVQEGLSRLDLGTDPVDLVLPAGDDLAALDAVPVERLRGQRWISVPPGNICHDWLVRTLREVGEEPDVHYQVGDFETQIALVAAGLGMAVVPRLGRGPLPAGVAARPVASQPSRRVFALWRSQASRRPAITEALAAMRDCWGPAEEPQGR; this is encoded by the coding sequence ATGATGGATCTGGGGCGCCTGCGGGCGCTGCACGCGGTGGCGGTGCACGGCTCGGTCGGCGGGGCGGCGGCCGCGCTCGGCTTCACGCCCTCGGCGGTCTCCCAGCAGATCGCCAAGCTGGAGCGGGAGACCCGCACGGTGCTGCTGGAGCGGCAGGGCCGGGGCGTGGTGCTGACCGACGCGGCCCGCGAGCTGGCCGCCACCGCGCGGACCGTCCTGGGGCTGGTGGAGCAGGCCGAGGTACGGCTGGAGGAGCAGCGCGGACAGGCGGTCGGGCGGCTGTTGGTGGCCGCCTTCGCGACCGGGGCGCGCGGGCTGATGCCCGGGGTGCTGGCCGAGTTGCGCCGGCGCTGCCCGGAGCTGGACGTACGGCTGCTGGAGAGCGACCCGTACCCGGCGGCGGATCTGGTGGCGCGGGGCGAGGTGGACCTGGCGCTGGTGCAGGACTGGCCGAGCGTGCCGCTGCCGGTGCAGGAGGGGCTCTCCCGGCTGGACCTCGGGACGGACCCGGTGGACTTGGTGCTGCCCGCCGGGGACGACCTGGCGGCGCTGGACGCGGTGCCGGTGGAACGGCTGCGCGGGCAGCGCTGGATCAGCGTGCCGCCGGGCAACATCTGCCACGACTGGCTGGTCCGCACCCTGCGCGAGGTCGGCGAGGAGCCGGACGTGCACTACCAGGTCGGCGACTTCGAGACCCAGATCGCGCTGGTGGCGGCCGGTCTGGGGATGGCCGTGGTGCCCCGGCTCGGCCGGGGCCCGCTGCCGGCCGGGGTGGCGGCCCGCCCGGTCGCCTCGCAGCCGAGCCGGCGGGTGTTCGCGCTCTGGCGCTCCCAGGCCTCCCGGCGGCCGGCGATCACCGAGGCGCTGGCGGCGATGCGGGACTGCTGGGGCCCGGCCGAGGAGCCCCAGGGGCGGTAG
- a CDS encoding DUF2218 domain-containing protein, with the protein MPVSTARVATDRPARYAKQLAAHMSRKIETSFSPETGRGTLVFSAGTATLEAQADALLLTVEGERENLPGLEDVVGRHLVRFGARDELVVEWHRDNGEAGLVHRNEDPEA; encoded by the coding sequence ATGCCCGTTTCCACCGCGCGCGTCGCCACCGACCGCCCCGCCCGCTATGCCAAGCAGCTCGCCGCCCACATGAGCCGCAAGATCGAGACGTCCTTCTCCCCGGAGACCGGCCGCGGCACCCTGGTCTTCAGCGCCGGCACCGCCACCCTGGAGGCCCAGGCGGACGCGCTGCTGCTCACGGTCGAGGGTGAGCGCGAGAACCTGCCCGGCCTGGAGGACGTGGTCGGCCGCCACCTCGTCCGCTTCGGTGCTCGCGACGAACTCGTCGTCGAATGGCACCGCGACAACGGCGAGGCCGGCCTCGTCCACCGCAACGAGGACCCCGAGGCCTGA
- a CDS encoding restriction endonuclease encodes MQYSADGQSDGAATVQFPQPGFLASVFRDLGADQDPDPDGAASPAAPGRPGPDTAGDGRATVAPSGLGPADSGSADADPGEDIAAHARAAALTHHRTLTVRAEHDRLADLLRRAALPVSAMDFESQLRHYEPRPYPADGSDAVDGAEPRWEDFAPAEPAAADPESGPSRRLLDSGYQRELAQARLTHQRALREWRTRRAEAGSPAADESRRAHEAAEEARARAVREYNESLEECRRAYRLAEPAAVESLLERALAAAETATQDLSAPCRAVFRPLTRTAVLDLDLPPLDLVPSLTGYRLAPEGDIVPVPRPPADRATDYLRLVARLALRSLQAADAVDTDEILTGVVLNGWLREPGAAEPLCLLSVDADRDALARTRLLPPETPYEDRDDEGVYADAEQDEALVRLRQLGAAVTPDPYARTVVQPAAQAGATVPAAPDLSANEFAHLVRDLLTRGGLAEWSVRLRGPAGLVATGEGAPGSALPGRWVVWASRDTAAVSAEQVETLAEAVREESAERGLRLTTGRFAEEALNLTAAESHRHIHLIDGDGVRELARTHLGLPLAAGR; translated from the coding sequence ATGCAGTACTCAGCAGACGGCCAGTCCGACGGCGCCGCCACCGTCCAGTTCCCCCAACCGGGCTTCCTCGCCTCGGTCTTCCGCGACCTCGGCGCCGACCAGGACCCGGATCCGGACGGCGCCGCAAGCCCGGCCGCGCCCGGCCGCCCCGGCCCGGACACGGCCGGGGACGGCCGGGCCACCGTCGCCCCGTCCGGCCTGGGCCCCGCCGACTCGGGCTCCGCCGACGCCGATCCCGGCGAGGACATCGCGGCGCACGCCCGGGCCGCCGCCCTCACCCACCACCGCACGCTCACCGTCCGGGCCGAGCACGATCGCCTGGCCGACCTACTGCGGCGGGCCGCGCTTCCCGTCTCGGCCATGGACTTCGAGAGCCAGCTGCGCCACTACGAGCCCCGGCCCTACCCGGCTGACGGCTCGGACGCCGTCGACGGGGCCGAGCCCCGCTGGGAGGACTTCGCCCCCGCCGAGCCGGCCGCCGCGGACCCGGAGAGCGGTCCGTCCCGCCGCCTGCTGGACTCCGGCTACCAGCGCGAACTGGCCCAGGCCCGCCTCACCCACCAGCGCGCCCTGCGCGAGTGGCGCACCCGCCGGGCCGAGGCCGGCAGCCCGGCCGCCGACGAGTCCCGGCGCGCCCACGAGGCGGCCGAGGAGGCCCGGGCCCGCGCCGTGCGCGAGTACAACGAGAGCCTGGAGGAGTGCCGGCGGGCCTACCGGCTGGCCGAGCCGGCCGCCGTGGAGTCGCTGCTGGAACGGGCGCTGGCCGCCGCCGAGACCGCCACCCAGGACCTGTCGGCCCCCTGCCGGGCGGTCTTCCGCCCGCTCACCCGCACCGCCGTGCTGGACCTCGACCTGCCCCCGCTCGATCTGGTGCCCTCGCTCACCGGCTACCGGCTCGCCCCCGAGGGCGACATCGTCCCGGTGCCGCGCCCGCCCGCGGACCGGGCCACCGACTACCTGCGGCTGGTCGCCCGGCTCGCCCTGCGCTCGCTGCAGGCCGCCGACGCCGTGGACACCGACGAGATACTCACCGGCGTCGTCCTCAACGGCTGGCTGCGCGAGCCCGGCGCGGCCGAGCCGCTCTGCCTGCTCAGCGTGGACGCCGACCGCGACGCGCTCGCCCGCACCCGGCTGCTGCCGCCGGAGACCCCGTACGAGGACCGCGACGACGAGGGCGTCTACGCCGACGCCGAGCAGGACGAGGCCCTGGTCCGGCTGCGCCAGCTCGGCGCCGCCGTCACCCCGGACCCGTACGCCCGGACGGTCGTCCAGCCGGCCGCCCAGGCCGGTGCCACCGTCCCGGCCGCGCCCGACCTGTCCGCCAACGAGTTCGCCCACCTGGTGCGCGACCTGCTCACCCGGGGCGGACTCGCCGAGTGGAGCGTCCGACTGCGCGGCCCGGCCGGGCTGGTCGCCACCGGCGAGGGCGCCCCCGGCAGCGCGCTGCCCGGCCGCTGGGTGGTCTGGGCCTCCCGGGACACTGCGGCGGTCAGCGCGGAGCAGGTCGAGACCCTGGCCGAGGCGGTCCGCGAGGAGTCCGCCGAACGCGGCCTGCGGCTGACCACCGGCCGCTTCGCCGAGGAGGCCCTGAACCTCACCGCGGCGGAGAGCCACCGGCACATCCACCTGATCGACGGCGACGGCGTCCGCGAACTCGCCCGCACCCACCTCGGCCTGCCGCTCGCCGCCGGCCGCTGA
- a CDS encoding YigZ family protein, with amino-acid sequence MSATPEPTTRPYLTIRRAGSHETEIKKSRFICHLARVRDEDEAQAFIAGIRKQYWDARHNCTAFVVGDEQRRERSSDDGEPGGTAGVPMLEVLRRRGLTDTVAVVTRYFGGIKLGAGGLVRAYGNAVSEAVDEVGLLERRPVALLAVTADHVRAGRVENDLRAAGYAVSDLAYEAAGVRIEVGVPEPEVAGFHTWLAEATGGTAVAVPAGRTYVEVPV; translated from the coding sequence ATGTCCGCCACGCCGGAACCGACCACCAGGCCGTACCTCACCATCCGGCGGGCCGGCAGCCACGAGACCGAGATCAAGAAATCCCGCTTCATCTGCCACCTCGCCCGGGTCCGCGACGAGGACGAGGCGCAGGCCTTCATCGCCGGCATCCGCAAGCAGTACTGGGACGCGCGGCACAACTGCACCGCCTTCGTGGTCGGCGACGAGCAGCGCCGCGAGCGTTCCAGCGACGACGGCGAGCCCGGCGGCACGGCCGGGGTGCCGATGCTGGAGGTGCTGCGCCGACGCGGCCTGACCGATACCGTCGCCGTGGTGACCAGGTACTTCGGCGGGATCAAGCTCGGCGCGGGCGGCCTGGTGCGGGCGTACGGGAACGCGGTGTCGGAGGCGGTCGACGAGGTCGGCCTGCTGGAGCGGCGGCCGGTCGCGCTGCTCGCGGTGACGGCGGACCACGTCCGCGCCGGGCGGGTGGAGAACGACCTGCGGGCCGCCGGGTACGCGGTGAGCGACCTCGCCTACGAGGCGGCCGGGGTGCGGATCGAGGTGGGCGTGCCGGAGCCGGAGGTGGCCGGGTTCCACACCTGGCTGGCCGAGGCGACCGGCGGTACGGCGGTGGCGGTGCCGGCCGGCCGCACCTACGTCGAGGTACCGGTCTGA
- a CDS encoding MarR family winged helix-turn-helix transcriptional regulator yields the protein MTTTPPDDPAAASPGPRPGAPGTAAELADAMTRAIKRIRRQTGWRLEPYGITPGQARALRTLAHVPGCETTDHAMRLSDLAEKLHIAPRSATTVVDALEEAGLVERRPDPADRRAVRILLTEAGRAALERIGQVRDEVAQEYFGEVSPEDEEVLLRVLRAAEARFLAAGPPPRTAPPGAAR from the coding sequence ATGACCACCACGCCGCCCGACGATCCGGCGGCCGCCTCCCCCGGCCCCCGGCCCGGCGCCCCCGGCACGGCCGCCGAACTCGCGGACGCGATGACCAGGGCGATCAAGCGGATCCGCCGCCAGACCGGCTGGCGGCTGGAGCCGTACGGCATCACCCCCGGCCAGGCCCGGGCGCTGCGCACGCTCGCCCACGTACCCGGCTGCGAGACGACGGACCACGCGATGCGGCTGAGCGACCTCGCGGAGAAGCTGCACATCGCCCCGCGCTCGGCCACCACGGTGGTCGACGCACTGGAGGAGGCGGGGCTGGTCGAGCGCCGCCCCGACCCGGCCGACCGGCGGGCGGTCCGGATCCTGCTGACCGAGGCCGGGCGCGCGGCGCTGGAGCGGATCGGGCAGGTACGGGACGAGGTGGCGCAGGAGTACTTCGGCGAGGTCAGCCCCGAGGACGAGGAGGTGCTGCTGCGAGTGCTGCGCGCCGCCGAGGCCCGCTTCCTCGCAGCCGGGCCGCCACCGCGGACGGCGCCCCCGGGCGCAGCGCGCTGA
- a CDS encoding EamA family transporter: MRPRHIALAVLVAAVWGLNFVLIDVGLDDFPPLLFCALRFTVVAVPAVFFVGPPRVAWRWVLAVGVVLGVVKFGLLFLGMHAGMPAGLSSLVLQGQAGFTALFAGVLLRERPGGRRLLGLAIAFAGIALCAFDQGLGGPFGAFVLVVLAAVAWGLSNVLTRKASPPDALRWMVWVSAVPPLPLLALSLLVEGPGADLRALRGMTLGGLGAIAYVGLLSTLFGFVAWSYLLRGYDATAVAPYSLLVPVFGMSSAWLLLGERVSPTAAAAALLVIAGIGISALRPGAPSAVAARLRGSGPRRRAALAAAPPRPRG, encoded by the coding sequence ATGCGCCCCCGTCACATCGCCCTGGCCGTCCTGGTGGCCGCCGTCTGGGGCCTCAACTTCGTCCTCATCGACGTCGGCCTGGACGACTTCCCGCCGCTGCTGTTCTGTGCCCTGCGGTTCACCGTGGTCGCCGTGCCGGCGGTCTTCTTCGTCGGCCCGCCCAGGGTGGCCTGGCGCTGGGTGCTGGCGGTCGGCGTGGTCCTCGGGGTGGTCAAGTTCGGGCTGCTCTTCCTCGGCATGCACGCCGGGATGCCGGCCGGTCTCTCCTCCCTGGTGCTCCAGGGCCAGGCCGGCTTCACCGCGCTGTTCGCCGGCGTCCTGCTGCGCGAGCGCCCGGGCGGGCGGCGGCTGCTCGGTCTGGCGATCGCCTTCGCGGGCATCGCCCTGTGTGCCTTCGACCAGGGCCTCGGCGGCCCGTTCGGCGCCTTCGTCCTGGTCGTGCTGGCGGCCGTCGCCTGGGGCCTGTCCAACGTGCTGACCCGAAAGGCCTCGCCGCCGGACGCACTGCGCTGGATGGTCTGGGTCAGCGCCGTCCCGCCGCTGCCGCTGCTGGCCCTGTCCCTGCTGGTCGAGGGGCCGGGGGCGGACCTGCGCGCGCTGCGCGGGATGACCCTCGGCGGGCTCGGCGCGATCGCCTACGTCGGGCTGCTCTCCACCCTGTTCGGATTCGTCGCCTGGAGCTACCTGCTGCGCGGCTACGACGCCACCGCCGTCGCGCCCTACTCGCTGCTGGTGCCGGTGTTCGGGATGTCCTCGGCCTGGCTGCTGCTCGGCGAGCGGGTCAGCCCGACGGCCGCCGCGGCCGCCCTGCTGGTGATCGCCGGGATCGGGATCAGCGCGCTGCGCCCGGGGGCGCCGTCCGCGGTGGCGGCCCGGCTGCGAGGAAGCGGGCCTCGGCGGCGCGCAGCACTCGCAGCAGCACCTCCTCGTCCTCGGGGCTGA
- a CDS encoding DUF6986 family protein: MSQVEVDGTGPTDGASFSAAARDAVEALLAPVDADLARRYPGDSGTRQPVHTVYVPADAFRAETVREWGRQALEAFDTHAGTPAELARALGVADDELLADVHARVRAKLEREPIEDLRVDFEDGYGPRPDAEEDAAAVRAAELVAAAVADGGAPPYLGIRIKCMEEPVRARGIRTLELFLATLLANGGLPEGLVLTLPKVTYAEQVTALVRLLEDFERRAGLPAGRIGFEIQIETTQAILGPDGRATVALMIEAAEGRATGLHYGTFDYSASCGVSAAYQSMDHPVADHAKAVMQVAAAGTGVRLSDGSTNVIPTGSTGQVHAAWKLHHDLVRRSLARAYYQGWDMHPAHLPTRYVAVYSFYREGLAAAAARLAAYVAKAGGDVMDEPATARALSGYLLRGLDCGAVDPAEVTALTGLDRARLDALAGR, encoded by the coding sequence ATGTCGCAGGTCGAGGTCGACGGAACCGGACCGACGGACGGGGCCTCCTTCTCCGCCGCCGCCCGCGATGCCGTGGAGGCGCTGCTCGCCCCGGTGGACGCCGACCTGGCGCGCCGCTACCCGGGCGACTCCGGCACCCGGCAGCCGGTGCACACCGTCTACGTCCCCGCCGACGCCTTCCGTGCCGAGACCGTACGGGAGTGGGGCCGCCAGGCGCTGGAGGCCTTCGACACCCACGCCGGCACCCCTGCCGAGCTCGCCCGCGCCCTCGGCGTCGCCGACGACGAGCTGCTCGCGGACGTGCACGCCCGGGTGCGCGCCAAGCTGGAGCGCGAGCCGATCGAGGACCTGCGGGTCGACTTCGAGGACGGCTACGGGCCCCGCCCGGACGCCGAGGAGGACGCCGCCGCCGTCCGGGCCGCCGAGCTGGTCGCCGCCGCGGTGGCCGACGGCGGCGCGCCGCCGTACCTCGGCATCCGGATCAAGTGCATGGAGGAGCCCGTCCGCGCCCGCGGTATCCGCACCCTGGAGCTGTTCCTCGCCACCCTGCTGGCGAACGGCGGCCTGCCGGAGGGCCTGGTGCTGACCCTTCCCAAGGTCACCTACGCCGAGCAGGTCACCGCACTGGTCCGGCTGCTGGAGGACTTCGAGCGCAGGGCCGGGCTGCCCGCCGGCCGGATCGGCTTCGAGATCCAGATCGAGACCACCCAGGCGATCCTCGGCCCGGACGGCCGGGCCACCGTCGCCCTGATGATCGAGGCCGCCGAGGGCCGCGCCACCGGCCTGCACTACGGCACCTTCGACTACAGCGCCTCCTGCGGAGTCAGCGCGGCCTACCAGAGCATGGACCACCCGGTCGCCGACCACGCCAAGGCGGTCATGCAGGTGGCCGCAGCCGGCACCGGGGTCCGGCTCTCCGACGGCTCGACCAACGTGATCCCCACCGGCTCCACCGGGCAGGTGCACGCCGCCTGGAAGCTCCACCACGACCTGGTCCGCCGCTCGCTGGCCCGCGCCTACTACCAGGGCTGGGACATGCACCCGGCGCACCTGCCGACCCGCTACGTCGCGGTCTACTCCTTCTACCGCGAGGGCCTGGCGGCCGCCGCCGCCCGGCTGGCCGCGTACGTCGCCAAGGCGGGCGGCGACGTGATGGACGAACCGGCCACCGCCCGGGCGCTCAGCGGCTACCTGCTGCGCGGCCTGGACTGCGGCGCCGTCGACCCGGCCGAGGTCACCGCGCTGACCGGCCTGGACCGCGCCCGACTGGACGCCCTGGCCGGCCGCTGA
- a CDS encoding response regulator transcription factor yields MRVVLAEDLYLLREGLIRLLEAHGFTIAAAVETGPELLEALLAHRPDVAVVDVRLPPTLTDEGLQAALKARREIRGLPVLVLSQHVQQLYARELLADGTGGIGYLLKDRVFNAGQFIDAVRRVAAGGTAMDPDVIAQLMQTTSRRPGPLLGLSPREREVLELMAEGCSNSAIAARLSVSDGAVAKHIANIFSKLELAPDEDANRRVLAVLAYLNGTAGQSG; encoded by the coding sequence GTGCGAGTTGTCCTCGCCGAGGACCTCTACCTCCTCCGCGAAGGTCTGATCCGTCTGCTGGAAGCGCACGGCTTCACGATCGCGGCCGCGGTGGAGACCGGTCCCGAGCTGCTGGAGGCGCTGCTGGCCCACCGCCCGGACGTGGCGGTGGTGGACGTCCGGCTGCCCCCGACGCTCACCGACGAGGGGCTCCAGGCCGCGCTCAAGGCGCGCCGGGAGATCCGGGGCCTGCCGGTGCTGGTGCTCTCCCAGCACGTCCAGCAGCTCTACGCGCGGGAGTTGCTGGCCGACGGTACGGGCGGGATCGGCTACCTGCTGAAGGACCGGGTCTTCAACGCGGGGCAGTTCATCGACGCCGTCCGTCGGGTGGCCGCGGGCGGGACGGCGATGGACCCGGACGTGATCGCCCAGCTGATGCAGACGACCTCGCGCCGGCCCGGTCCGCTGCTCGGGCTGTCGCCACGCGAGCGCGAGGTGCTGGAGCTGATGGCCGAGGGCTGTTCCAACTCGGCGATCGCCGCCCGCCTGTCGGTGAGCGACGGTGCCGTGGCCAAGCACATCGCGAACATCTTCAGCAAGCTCGAGCTCGCCCCCGACGAGGACGCCAACCGTCGGGTGCTGGCCGTGTTGGCCTACCTCAACGGCACGGCCGGGCAGAGCGGCTGA